TACTTGTCTCTCTTGGCTCCCGTCGCCACTCTCCTGGTTTCTGTCTATTTAAGGGACTCAATTTCAGTATTTCCAAGTCTTTCTCTTGATTACATTATATTTCTAAGCAAATATGCATCAAGTCCTTAAGCAGTTGGAAATATCTTtatatactgaaaagaaaaataaagaaaacttcccATGCTCCTCTAGCTTTCAAACGCTGAGAGGTCAGGATGTGGTCAGGGAGTCAGCCTTACTAGGGGGAGAGCTTATATGTGCATCTGGCATCTTTTATAGAAAGAAACAATAGCGGGCTTTCTCGGCTGGGGCCTCTTGGCGCCGCCCTGTGGACGGAAGCGCCTCTGCACTTCTTTCCTGTAAATTGGCATTGTCATCATGTGGACCTTTAGAAACGTTCGAATTAAACATGATAAGAAGAAACACCAGTTCCAAGTTCAACGTAATCTAGAGATGCATTTCTTCAAAGTTCAGTTCCTTTAAAAACCGATGCTCCAGTTTAAACACAATCCCAAAACTCTCTtgtcaaaatgaatgaagaaagcatatatatatatatatatatatatatatatatatattaaagaacaAAACTTGTTAAATACATGAATGTTTGAATCATGATTTTGGCAGGGAGGGAGCATCTTTAATGGTAATCAGGACTGACATATCCtttaaagcagaaggaaaagtttgttctctattatccACATTTGGCAAATAACTGTTTTCTGTGCAAGAATTccaaaatcttccaaaaattaaataattttctttctttctcgtgTCTTTTTCTTTAAGGACATGAAGGCCTGGAAGTGGAAGAACATTTTCAAACTTATGTTGCTTTAGGGACTAGGTttatttgtgtcttaaattcAGTGGGAAATTCTGAGATTAAATCCAGTTAATGCATTTCCTTTCCTATACTTGGGAATTGAAAATGTTATTAGTCTACACCCTGttctatttctgaatttttatttttaatgaaaagttaaTTATGTTTGCTCTGCTAGACGGTACATGATTTCCTGGGTGTTTAGATTATATAcactgtcaggaaaaaaaaaataatggcaaaagaggagtgtgtgtggagaaaaaaagaactaagaaaagttaagaaacaaaagtccagctCTGAAGAATTTGGCTTTCATTAAGTTTGCAATGTGGTCTTTGGGTCTCTTTTAGATAGATATTCAGGCCACCACTAGCATTTCCTCTCTAGTAGGGACCCAAAGATAGGAGCCTTGATAAAAGTCAAGGTCATATTTTCCCCTCACAATTGTTGTTCCTGAAAGCTGATCTCCTAACATCTCACCCAAAGAAATCTTCTATGGTCTTAACCTTTTCTTAAGAAAACATAATCTGAGACACGCACAAGGTGGGGCCTATTGGGCTTCcggtttctttgctttttagagTTTTCACAAAAGGAacgctattttttttctaaaacttccaccttcctctcttcctttctttttagatttcgtttttattttcatacggccacctctctctcttccctgctaaTGTTGTAAATTATTCCAAGCTAAAAATCCTGTTAAACTGCCCAACACAATCTGTGCAAGAAGCCTTTTGAGCTCTTGAGTCATTTTAGGCGTCAGAGCGAAACAAAAACAGGcttaaatgaataatttatcaAGGTCGAGAATACCTGATTTGTGCAGTGCCGGTTAGTTCTGGATCAAAActtgttttttcctcctccccGCTTCCCCCCCAGAAGAGTCAGAGAGGGAAGTGCGGGTGGAACCCCGGGTTTGGGGGCGAACGCACTTCATTTGGGAAGTGGTAGGTGATGTCAGAATGAGAAGATCCCTGGTTGGTATTTGAGGGGAGAATAACGTGTAGCATACACCTGTAGTCTGGGCAGCCCCAACGCGCTTCCCACACACGCCAGAGGTGCGGGATGCCGAGGCCACTAGAGTGTTCGGCTTCCTGGCCGCATGTATGTGACGCCAGGGGCTTCCCTAAGATTAGATGCCCGCGGAAGTCCGGGGCCGGTGGTTCCGAAATACCCGTCCCTCTGGCAGGCCGACGCGCGGCTGGCAGGCTCCCAGGAGCGTCTGGTCAGTGAGCAGTTGCCTCGTTGAAGGCGGCGGATTCAACCCCTCTCCGGGCATCACCCAGGTCCTCTGCGGCCTCCCAGCGCTGAGGAGCTCACCCCCACCCCGCGGGCCCGCCGCGCGCTCTCCATGGGCTCTCCGCGGCGCCTCCGGCCCGCTACGGCCTTGGCCCGCAGCTCGCCCCGCGTCCCCGCCTCGGCTCACCAACCCCGACTCCTCTGCCAAACTCCCCTCGCCTTAGGAGAAAAGCGAGAGCTGCCAGGATTGTACATCTCCTCGCCTTGGTCTTTTCTCTCCCTGCTGTTCTCCTCAGAGACcgacccgtgtgtgtgtgtgtgggggggggggacccgaaagaaagaaagaaaaagaaaaaaacggcATAAAGATAAGAAACAGCTCAACACAGCCTTGAAATAGCGCGGGCTTTTTCTGGGTCAAACACAGCGAATTCCCTAGGAAAACGCAGGGAGGGTGAGTCTCCAACCTACTCCCTTCCTGACTGAGGGCTCACACGATGCCGTTCCGACAGAAAGGCAAGTATCTCGTCCCAGGAGGTCATTTGCCTCCCCGACACCACCCGGCCCCACCCCCGTCCTCAACAGAAAAAATCTGTCCCCCAGAATAAGACTTTCAGAACTGCAACTAAACCCCAGATTTCGGTCCGCCCTTGGAGACTTTAAAGGCCATTTCCTACCATCATTCTGCACCTAGTCACGGAAGCGATGCCAGCCACTCAGATTCATAGGGTTCTTAAAATGGTAATTTGGAGTAAAATGTAACTCAAAGAACTTTGAATCATTCATTAGCACCTTATAATTACTCTGCTAATTAGGTTGACACGGCACTTAATCAGGAGTAATACGCCGTCTTGTCACTGGCACTTCCCATTACTCTGACATTCAACAAGAGACAGGTTGGAGACGTCCTAGAGAAAATAATGTAAGTTGATACCCTCCGACGAGGCGTCACAGTCAAGCCACGCTCCAGGTCCCAAGTGGATCCGCAGTGACTGTTTCCTTTCCAAATGAGCGGACGgataggtggggggggggggcggaaggagggagggagagagagtgagagaggagagaactggCTGGTGGCGAGGCGGAGTGCGCGCTGCGGACCCGCCACCTGGGTTCCTGAGCCCCGCTCCAGACTGACACTGCGGTGAACCATCGCCGCCCGCGCCGCTAGAGAACGCCTCGGGGCATTATTTACCCCGCTCAGGAGAAAGTGTCTGGCCAGGCATTTTTTTTTGCAGCACGGGCCCTGATTGGTGACCACACTTGGGTCCGCGGTTTTGAGCAgcaggccccttccccaccccacgcCTCCCGTGAGTGCCGGGTGGATGCGTTCAACCCCCCTCGGAGGCCGGCCGCCCAGCAGGGCCACAGCCCGGGCCCCTGGTCTCTTTGGGGGCCAAATCGGAGGTCCGAGTCCACCGGCCCACCCAGCGGTCCGGCTGCTGGAGTTACACACTTTCCCGTGGATTCCTTCAGGgatcccctccccctgctctcagTGCCCTCGGACTATTTAAGCGCGTGTCTGGGGATGCTGCGAGGGCGGACGCGCTGGAGTCCAAAGGTAAGCCAGCCAGATTCCTTCTCCCTCACggtcctttctctcctccctccccggACTTCGTTAGAAAACGGACACATCGTTGCTACTCTCTGggtggatttttttgttgttgttgtttctaattttaccCCCTTGGTTCCCCTCTCTAGTCTACCCcggctctcctctcctctctgcctttgcccGCGCACGTGATTGTGGACACCGGCACCACCGCAGGACTAGGTGTTGGGCTTTGGGCTGCAGGCAAAGGGTTGAGCAGGTTCTCAAAAGAGCAGCGGGGTCCGAGCCGCGCTCGCTGACGGGCTCTAGAGTCGCGCGTCCATTGGCTCCCAGTACGTCGGCGTCGCTTGCTCGCGCGGGCGCGGCCAATGGGAGCGCGGGGCCCGGCGCGCGGCCTCGGTGGCGGGGGCGCGGGCCCCGCGCAGCGCGGAGAGCGGCGGCAGTGGCCGTGACGTCACGTGAGGGGGTCGGCGCCGCCCGCTCGCAGCCGGATTACAAGCGAACGCGCCCGGCAGCGGCCGGAGTCGCTCGGCGCCGCGtctccgccgccgcctccgcctgCGCctgctccttcttttccttctcttcctctccgtCCTGCGTGGCCGCGACCACTGCGGCGGTGTCTTCACAACTTTCCGAGAAAGTTCAGAAACGCGGCTCCAGAGCGGCCGAGTCGCCCGCGGCAGCCACCTCGGGGAGCTGCCCGGGAGCTCCGAGGGCGCGCGCGACCGCCGGGGCTTCGAGGGCGCTGCACCTGCCAGgtccgccgccgccgctgccgcctggTGCCAGGCTGTGGGCAGACccaggcggcggcggcagcggcggcggcgtcGGGGTCACCTCCTGCCGCCTGCGTCTTCGTCTGGGTCCCCTGCGCCGCCACCGCCTCCCGCACGTGCGCGGTGGTCCCTGGAGCGCAGGCTCCGTTCTTCCTCGACAATTTTTGTAactttccccctctgtctccccttctccccttctcctcacCCTTACTTTatgaataaggaaaacaaaaagtgtcCAAAGTGTCCACCGATTGCCACCTCCCGattatccttccttccctcctccgccccacttttttgttttttcaaagcgGCGACAAcattgtttagtgtttattttgttttacgaTCGATAGCTTCCTTTGCTCGGTCGCGGCGGCTGCTGAGCGGCGAAGTGGCGCGGACCTCATGTAGAAATGACAACAATGGAAGGGGCCAGCGGGTCGAGTTTTGGAATAGACACGATTTTGTCCAGTGCCAGTTCGGGCAGCCCCGGCATGATGAATGGAGATTTCCGCCCGCTCGGCGAGGCCAGGACCGCGGATTTTAGGAGTCAGGCCACTCCGTCCCCCTGTTCGGAGATTGATACCGTAGGAACGGCGCCTTCTTCTCCCATCTCCGTCACCATGGAGCCCCCGGAGCCGCATCTGGTAGCAGAGGGGCCCCAGcatcaccaccacctccaccacagccagcagccgccgccgccagcCGCGGCCCCCACGCAAAGTTTGCAGCCTTCACCCCaacagcagccgccgccgccgccgccgccgccgcagcagcagccaccGGCCCAGCAGCTGGGCCCGGCCGCCTCGGCCCCCAGGACTtccacctcttcttttttaatcaagGACATCTTGGGCGACAGCAAACCTCTGGCGGCGTGTGCGCCTTACAGCACCAGcgtctcctctccccaccacacccCGAAGCAGGAGAGCAATGCGGCGCACGAGAGCTTCAGGCCAAAGCTCGAGCAGGAGGACAGCAAAACCAAACTCGACAAGCGGGAAGATTCCCAGAGCGACATCAAATGCCACGGTGAGTCGCGCCGCCTCGGCTGGCTGGCTGAGCCGTGTAGCTTCTGGTCCTCTGGTTCTCGGTCTCCCCTTCGGACCCCCGCGAGTCTCCGATGCGGGGTTACTCCGGGAGCTTCTGGGGCGATCGTGCCCGGGTCGAAAACTGCTAGCGGGAGGGAGGCCTGGGCGCGCGACTGGAGGACTCGTCCGAAGTTCAGTTTATTGTTACATTGCCACCTCTCAACCTCCCCGCAGTCCCActcctttctttgttttacttaatttcaATGTATTAGGAATAGGGCGGAGGCGGAGGGGATCTGACGGGCATACTTTCATTGATAAAAGGGAAGTACTTGAGATTTTTCTAGCTGAGACcttgggggtgggaatggggggaggtgggagagaggaacGCGCTTAGCTAGCGTGGTGTTTAGGGGTGTGTGCAGAAAGAGTTTATTCTTTAATGTAAATTATTtcgttctccccccccccccccagcacaccATATTTTCTGAACACCGTCACAGGAATCATCAGATTTAATGAGGGAAATTTTTCCGAGTTGAGTAAcaaagcaactttttaaaattagattgtgatTGATATAGGGAAGCCGATATGGTAaaaatttatagtttttcagtttttaaaataccctTCTGACTCCATGGCCCCAACTGAATCTTTGTATTTTAGTAAGATTTTCGTCTCCCTGCAAGTAATTGGGAAGTGGcgcttatgaaaataaaattggatggaatttggatttatttatttttgtaaaatcagAAGATGGCAATTGAAACTGTCCTTCAACTCCCCTTTTCCATTTTCTACTCATACAATTTTATAAGGAAGTGTTCTGGTCTTTGCATGACAAAAGAGTTTTAATGTGCCAGGagagttatttttttcccttactaataagtttattgttattattattaaccttTGCCATCTCTGGGAAAGATGCGTGCTGACTATCTGGAAGGTAGGATACTGGCTCCTCGGTTTACTATTATCACATTAGCATAATAGTGCCCAAAACAGATGTACAGTCTGGTCTGGCGATTTTTTGTGCACCAACCTCCCCAGTGGGTCAATTAGAGAGATTATTGTTCTTCCTGCAGGGAAGATCAAGGAGCGCAGCAAAAACGGGTACAAACAGAGAGGGGCTGACATATCGATTTCCCAGCATTTCAGTAAAAAACCAAAGTTGACAAATAGAATCCGGAAATCTCTGGGCTGTCACCTGGATGGGCTCAGTGA
The sequence above is drawn from the Neofelis nebulosa isolate mNeoNeb1 chromosome 2, mNeoNeb1.pri, whole genome shotgun sequence genome and encodes:
- the BARHL2 gene encoding barH-like 2 homeobox protein codes for the protein MTTMEGASGSSFGIDTILSSASSGSPGMMNGDFRPLGEARTADFRSQATPSPCSEIDTVGTAPSSPISVTMEPPEPHLVAEGPQHHHHLHHSQQPPPPAAAPTQSLQPSPQQQPPPPPPPPQQQPPAQQLGPAASAPRTSTSSFLIKDILGDSKPLAACAPYSTSVSSPHHTPKQESNAAHESFRPKLEQEDSKTKLDKREDSQSDIKCHGTKEEGDREITSSRESPPVRAKKPRKARTAFSDHQLNQLERSFERQKYLSVQDRMDLAAALNLTDTQVKTWYQNRRTKWKRQTAVGLELLAEAGNYSALQRMFPSPYFYHPSLLGSMDSTTAAAAAAAMYSSMYRTPPAPHPQLQRPLVPRVLIHGLGPGGQPALNPLSNPIPGTPHPR